A window from Methylocystis sp. MJC1 encodes these proteins:
- a CDS encoding DUF2267 domain-containing protein, translating to MPIPMDVQHASEQFEKFLADARDISGLATRNQTYTMVEGVLQVFRRRLSLSDAIRFAGVLPPILRAIFISDWDTDEIRAPFGDLASMALEAQALRRDHNFSPPSCISDVAAALRNHVDVADFERVLASLPDGAAEFWRV from the coding sequence ATGCCCATACCCATGGATGTTCAACATGCCTCGGAGCAATTCGAGAAGTTTCTTGCCGATGCCCGCGACATCTCAGGTCTTGCGACCCGCAATCAGACCTACACGATGGTCGAAGGCGTACTACAAGTGTTTCGCCGCCGTCTCTCGCTCTCCGACGCGATCCGCTTCGCAGGGGTGCTGCCGCCAATCCTGAGGGCGATCTTCATCTCCGACTGGGACACGGACGAGATCAGGGCGCCCTTCGGCGATCTTGCGTCGATGGCCCTGGAGGCCCAGGCCTTACGTCGCGATCACAATTTCTCCCCGCCGTCCTGTATCAGCGATGTCGCGGCCGCCTTGCGCAATCATGTCGACGTGGCCGATTTCGAAAGGGTTCTGGCGTCGCTGCCGGACGGCGCGGCGGAATTTTGGCGCGTCTAG
- the cydB gene encoding cytochrome d ubiquinol oxidase subunit II, producing the protein MHVPIDYDTLRVIWWALLGLLLIGFAVFDGFDLGTAILLPFLGRSDMERRILINSIGPVWEGNQVWFILGGGASFAAWPPVYAASFSGFYVAMFVTLLALILRPVAFKFRGKVDNALWRSIWDWALFFGGLAPALIFGVAFGNLLQGVPFRFDQDLRAVYTGGFFQLLNPFALLCGLVSVSMLVMHGAAYVQAKTIEPIAGRARRAGMIASIVTLVLFALGGVYAYSMLDGYAITSQIAANAPSNPLRKTVEVAAGAWMRNYERYPWSPAAPLLGLVGALLAAVMFAFRRETAAFVMSAAAVVGIVATPGLAMFPFIMPSSSEPNASLTAWDASSSHLTLYVMLIAVVIFLPIVLGYTAWVYRLLRGKVPSHIFEPGGHAY; encoded by the coding sequence ATGCATGTCCCGATCGACTACGACACGTTGCGCGTCATCTGGTGGGCGTTGCTCGGCCTATTGCTGATCGGCTTCGCCGTCTTCGACGGCTTCGATCTTGGAACCGCGATCCTGCTGCCGTTCCTCGGGCGCAGCGACATGGAGCGGCGCATTCTCATCAACTCCATCGGCCCGGTGTGGGAAGGCAATCAGGTATGGTTCATTCTTGGCGGCGGCGCGTCCTTCGCCGCCTGGCCGCCGGTCTACGCCGCCTCTTTCTCCGGCTTCTATGTCGCGATGTTCGTTACCTTGCTGGCGTTGATCCTGCGGCCCGTGGCGTTCAAATTCCGCGGCAAGGTCGACAACGCGTTATGGCGTTCGATCTGGGACTGGGCGCTGTTCTTCGGCGGCCTGGCGCCCGCGCTCATCTTCGGCGTCGCCTTCGGCAATCTTCTGCAGGGCGTGCCGTTTCGTTTCGATCAAGACCTGCGGGCGGTCTACACGGGGGGCTTCTTCCAGCTCCTCAATCCCTTTGCGCTACTGTGCGGCCTCGTGAGCGTCTCCATGCTGGTCATGCACGGCGCGGCCTATGTGCAGGCAAAGACGATCGAGCCGATCGCCGGCCGGGCGCGTCGGGCCGGCATGATCGCCAGCATCGTGACCCTTGTGCTGTTCGCCCTCGGCGGCGTCTACGCCTATTCGATGCTGGACGGCTATGCGATCACGAGCCAGATTGCCGCCAATGCACCCTCCAATCCGTTACGCAAAACCGTCGAGGTCGCCGCGGGGGCCTGGATGCGCAACTATGAGCGTTATCCATGGTCGCCGGCCGCGCCGCTCCTGGGTCTCGTCGGCGCCTTGCTGGCCGCGGTGATGTTCGCCTTCCGCCGAGAGACGGCCGCCTTCGTCATGAGCGCCGCGGCCGTCGTGGGCATCGTGGCGACGCCGGGCCTCGCCATGTTTCCTTTCATCATGCCCTCGTCCAGCGAGCCGAATGCAAGCCTCACCGCCTGGGACGCCTCGTCGAGCCATCTGACCCTGTACGTCATGCTCATCGCCGTGGTGATCTTCCTGCCGATCGTTCTCGGTTATACGGCATGGGTCTATCGCCTGCTGCGCGGAAAGGTGCCGTCCCATATTTTCGAGCCGGGCGGGCATGCATATTGA
- a CDS encoding plasmid stabilization protein produces MMKTIIFTAAAARDLNALPLEAREQVVEALSRFAVEGVGDVKKLTGREGYRLRVGAYRVLFTADLSTILAIYVGRRQTTTYSRS; encoded by the coding sequence ATGATGAAAACGATTATATTCACCGCAGCCGCTGCGCGGGACCTCAACGCTCTCCCGCTCGAGGCGCGCGAGCAAGTGGTCGAGGCGCTCTCGCGCTTCGCTGTTGAAGGCGTTGGAGACGTGAAGAAGCTTACTGGCCGCGAAGGCTATCGGTTGCGAGTTGGGGCCTATCGCGTCCTCTTCACTGCCGACCTTTCAACAATCCTCGCGATTTACGTCGGGCGACGGCAGACCACCACCTATTCCAGGAGCTGA
- a CDS encoding CYTH domain-containing protein, producing MAIEIERKFVLSSNAWRALSHMRERLVDGLLASAEGRKIRVRLYETRATLTVKSAREGLKRTEFEYDIPIADATELIAKHSGEKVLAKTRHYVEHMGFTWQIDEYDGVLEGVVIAEVELMSENVFVPLPPWVGREVTHDPDYRQSNMLAARLAALSEAHGGAFLRAAPSSSVGQEQ from the coding sequence ATGGCGATCGAAATCGAGCGTAAATTCGTCCTGTCGAGCAACGCCTGGCGCGCATTGAGCCACATGCGCGAGCGGCTGGTGGATGGCCTCCTCGCATCGGCCGAAGGTCGTAAAATTCGCGTGAGACTTTACGAGACGCGCGCCACGCTCACGGTCAAAAGCGCGAGAGAGGGGCTGAAACGCACGGAGTTCGAATATGACATCCCGATCGCCGACGCGACCGAGCTGATCGCGAAGCACAGCGGCGAAAAGGTGCTCGCCAAGACCCGCCACTATGTCGAACACATGGGCTTTACCTGGCAAATCGACGAATATGACGGCGTTTTGGAAGGCGTCGTCATCGCGGAAGTCGAGCTCATGAGCGAGAACGTCTTCGTTCCATTGCCGCCGTGGGTCGGGCGGGAAGTCACCCACGATCCCGATTATCGCCAGAGCAACATGCTCGCCGCACGGCTTGCGGCATTGAGCGAGGCGCATGGGGGCGCATTTTTGCGAGCCGCGCCGTCGAGCAGCGTGGGGCAGGAGCAATAA
- the secA gene encoding preprotein translocase subunit SecA — MLGALAKKVFGTANDRRLKTYAPKVKAINALEPELAALSDEELRARTVAFREQIAAGASLDSLLAPAFATVREAAKRTLGQRHFDVQLIGGMVLHEGAIAEMRTGEGKTLVATLAVYLNALAGKGVHVVTVNDYLAKRDSEWMGRIYNFLGMSVGCVIHDLADDERAAAYACDITYGTNNEFGFDYLRDNMKYEFAQMVQRGHHFAIVDEVDSILIDEARTPLIISGAVDDKSDLYNTIDRLMPKLAAEDYELDEKQRTVHLTDAGNEHMEELLAEVGALTEGALYEAHNVTLVHHINQALRAHKLFQKDKDYIVRKGEVVIIDEFTGRMMPGRRYSEGLHQALEAKERVQVQPENVTLASITFQNYFRLYEKLGGMTGTASTEANEFAEIYKLDVVEIPTNRPVQRRDDDDEVYRTAKEKLNAILEEVKDASSRMQPLLVGTTSIEKSEQLADFLIQQGYKMIDFADPKGLSKLYESARAGKPSKMLAVLNARFHEQEAYIVAEAGVPGAITIATNMAGRGTDIQLGGNVDMRVAHECAELEGDARAAKEAEIREEVARFKEQALAAGGLYIIGTERHESRRIDNQLRGRSGRQGDPGRSKFFLSLQDDLMRIFGSERMDSMLVKLGLQEGEAIVHPWINKAIEKAQHKVEARNFDIRKNILKFDNVMNDQRKVIFERRREIMGEESVEEQVSDMRAEVVEALVSTHIPSDAYAESWDVAGLAEDVHAKLNIDAPVADWAKEEGIADEELKERLLEAADKAYEERVERSTPPLMRMIEKQVVLQSLDTLWREHLIALDHLRQVIGWRGMAQRDPLNEYKSEALDLFRSLMSRWDEAVTAQLMRVEVSFEAPPSAPPELPPMEMSHPNPVALSAGASVEQTALEDLNARLAAMDFSAQAAEPGAARDPSDPTSWGKVGRNELCPCGSGKKYKHCHGQLV, encoded by the coding sequence ATGCTCGGCGCCCTCGCCAAGAAAGTTTTCGGCACGGCCAACGACCGCCGCCTCAAGACCTATGCGCCGAAAGTCAAAGCGATCAACGCGCTGGAGCCCGAGCTCGCCGCCCTTTCCGACGAGGAGCTGCGCGCCCGGACAGTCGCATTCCGCGAGCAGATCGCCGCCGGCGCCTCGCTCGACAGCCTTCTCGCTCCCGCCTTCGCCACCGTCCGCGAGGCGGCCAAGCGCACGCTCGGCCAGCGCCATTTCGACGTGCAGCTCATCGGCGGCATGGTTCTGCACGAAGGCGCCATCGCGGAGATGCGCACCGGCGAAGGCAAGACGCTCGTCGCGACCCTCGCCGTCTATCTCAACGCGCTCGCCGGCAAGGGCGTGCATGTCGTCACGGTGAACGACTACCTCGCCAAGCGCGACAGCGAGTGGATGGGCCGCATCTATAACTTCCTCGGCATGAGCGTCGGCTGCGTGATCCACGACCTCGCCGACGACGAGCGCGCCGCCGCCTACGCCTGCGACATCACCTATGGCACCAACAACGAATTCGGCTTCGATTATCTGCGCGACAATATGAAATATGAATTCGCGCAGATGGTGCAGCGCGGACATCATTTCGCGATCGTCGACGAGGTGGACTCCATCCTCATCGACGAAGCGCGCACGCCGCTCATCATCTCCGGCGCCGTCGACGACAAGTCCGACCTCTACAACACCATCGACCGCCTCATGCCGAAGCTCGCGGCGGAAGACTATGAGCTCGACGAGAAGCAGCGCACGGTGCATCTCACCGACGCCGGCAATGAGCATATGGAAGAGCTGCTGGCGGAGGTCGGCGCGCTGACCGAAGGCGCGCTCTACGAAGCGCACAACGTCACGCTCGTCCATCACATCAATCAGGCGCTGCGCGCCCACAAGCTCTTCCAGAAGGATAAAGACTACATCGTCCGCAAGGGCGAGGTAGTCATCATCGACGAATTCACCGGCCGCATGATGCCGGGCCGCCGCTATTCGGAAGGCCTGCATCAGGCGCTGGAAGCCAAAGAGCGCGTGCAGGTCCAGCCCGAGAACGTCACGCTCGCGTCGATCACCTTCCAGAACTATTTTCGTCTCTACGAGAAGCTGGGCGGCATGACCGGCACGGCGTCGACGGAAGCGAACGAATTCGCCGAAATCTACAAGCTCGACGTCGTTGAAATCCCGACGAACCGTCCGGTCCAGCGCCGCGACGACGACGACGAGGTCTATCGCACGGCGAAAGAAAAGCTCAACGCCATCCTCGAAGAGGTCAAGGACGCCAGCTCGCGGATGCAGCCGCTGCTCGTCGGCACGACCTCGATCGAAAAGTCGGAGCAGCTCGCGGATTTCCTGATCCAGCAGGGCTACAAGATGATCGACTTCGCCGATCCGAAGGGATTGTCGAAGCTCTATGAGTCGGCGCGCGCAGGCAAGCCTTCGAAAATGCTCGCCGTCCTCAACGCGCGCTTCCACGAGCAGGAAGCCTATATCGTCGCGGAAGCGGGCGTGCCGGGCGCGATCACCATCGCCACCAATATGGCCGGCCGCGGCACCGACATTCAGCTCGGCGGCAACGTCGATATGCGCGTGGCGCATGAATGCGCCGAGCTGGAAGGCGATGCGCGTGCGGCCAAGGAAGCCGAAATCCGCGAGGAAGTCGCCCGCTTCAAGGAGCAGGCGCTCGCCGCCGGCGGCCTCTACATCATCGGCACGGAACGCCATGAGAGCCGCCGCATCGATAATCAGCTGCGCGGCCGCTCGGGCCGCCAGGGCGATCCGGGCCGCTCCAAATTCTTCCTGTCGCTGCAGGACGATCTCATGCGCATCTTCGGCTCCGAGCGCATGGATTCGATGCTCGTGAAGCTCGGCCTGCAGGAGGGCGAGGCGATCGTCCATCCCTGGATCAACAAGGCGATCGAGAAGGCGCAGCACAAGGTCGAAGCCCGCAACTTCGACATCCGCAAGAACATCCTCAAGTTCGACAACGTCATGAACGACCAGCGCAAGGTCATCTTCGAGCGCCGGCGCGAGATCATGGGGGAGGAGAGCGTCGAGGAGCAGGTCTCCGACATGCGCGCGGAAGTCGTCGAGGCGCTGGTCTCGACGCATATTCCGTCGGACGCCTATGCCGAGTCCTGGGATGTCGCGGGCCTTGCCGAGGACGTTCACGCCAAGCTCAATATCGACGCGCCGGTTGCGGATTGGGCGAAGGAAGAAGGCATCGCCGACGAGGAGCTCAAGGAGCGCCTGCTGGAGGCCGCCGACAAAGCCTATGAGGAGCGCGTCGAACGCAGCACGCCGCCGCTGATGCGCATGATCGAGAAGCAGGTCGTGCTGCAGTCGCTCGATACGCTGTGGCGCGAGCATCTCATCGCGCTCGATCATCTGCGTCAGGTGATCGGCTGGCGCGGCATGGCCCAGCGCGATCCGCTCAACGAATATAAGTCCGAGGCGCTGGACCTTTTCCGCAGCCTGATGAGCCGGTGGGACGAGGCCGTCACGGCGCAGCTGATGCGCGTGGAGGTGAGCTTCGAGGCGCCGCCCTCCGCGCCGCCGGAGCTGCCGCCGATGGAAATGTCGCACCCCAATCCGGTGGCGCTCTCGGCCGGCGCCAGCGTCGAGCAGACGGCGCTGGAGGACTTGAACGCCCGCCTCGCCGCCATGGATTTCTCCGCGCAGGCGGCCGAGCCGGGGGCGGCGCGCGACCCCTCCGATCCCACGAGCTGGGGCAAGGTCGGGCGCAACGAGCTCTGCCCCTGCGGCTCCGGCAAGAAATACAAGCACTGCCACGGGCAGCTGGTCTAA
- a CDS encoding cytochrome ubiquinol oxidase subunit I, protein MDVAELSRLQFALTALYHFLFVPLTLGLSVLLAIMESVYVMTGLRVWRDMTIFWGILFGINFAMGVATGITMEFQFGTNWSYYSQYVGDVFGAPLAIEGLMAFFLEATFIGLFFFGWDRLSKPGHLAVTWCVAFGSNFSALWILVANAWMQNPVGSRFNPDTIRMEVTDFMAVLFNPVAQSKFVHTVAAGYVTGSIFVLAIGAWYLLKGRHRAFARRSMTVAASFGLASALSVVVLGDESGYNTTEHQKVKLAAIEGMWRSESPPAAFTIFGIPDPERRETHYAIQAPWMLGLIATRSLTTIIPGIFELVDDAKARIGRGVEAYGAMRNLNNAEPTADVRQTIEERQRDLGYALLLRRYTDDPAKATPEQIERAAWDTIPNVPVIFWSFRVMVALGFYFIALFAVMFYVSSRRAFERRRWLLRLSFWSLPLPWIAAELGWIVAEYGRQPWIIEGVLPTFLAASPIPAANVWLSLVGFFIFYSALLVVDIFLMAKYVRLGPAETWEIPDLATRQAPPGGVALDDIARGITPSTPGG, encoded by the coding sequence ATGGACGTCGCCGAGCTTTCACGACTGCAATTCGCCCTCACCGCGCTTTATCATTTTCTCTTCGTTCCATTGACGCTCGGGCTCTCGGTTCTGCTGGCGATCATGGAGAGCGTCTATGTCATGACCGGCCTGCGCGTCTGGCGGGACATGACGATATTCTGGGGCATTTTGTTCGGCATCAATTTCGCCATGGGCGTCGCCACCGGCATTACGATGGAATTCCAGTTCGGCACGAACTGGTCCTATTATTCGCAATATGTCGGCGATGTTTTCGGCGCGCCGCTCGCCATCGAAGGGCTGATGGCCTTCTTTCTCGAGGCGACCTTCATCGGCCTGTTTTTCTTCGGCTGGGACCGCCTCAGCAAGCCCGGCCATCTCGCCGTCACTTGGTGCGTGGCGTTCGGCTCCAATTTCTCGGCGCTGTGGATTCTCGTCGCCAACGCCTGGATGCAAAATCCGGTCGGCAGCCGCTTCAACCCCGACACGATCCGCATGGAAGTCACCGATTTCATGGCGGTGCTGTTCAATCCGGTGGCGCAGTCGAAATTCGTGCATACGGTGGCGGCCGGCTATGTCACGGGCTCGATCTTCGTTCTGGCGATCGGCGCCTGGTATTTGCTGAAAGGACGCCATCGCGCTTTCGCGCGGCGCTCCATGACTGTCGCAGCCTCCTTTGGTCTCGCCTCCGCCCTGTCGGTCGTCGTGCTCGGCGACGAGAGCGGCTACAACACGACCGAACATCAGAAGGTGAAGCTCGCGGCGATCGAGGGCATGTGGCGCTCCGAGTCGCCGCCCGCCGCTTTCACGATTTTCGGCATTCCCGATCCCGAGCGCCGGGAGACGCACTACGCCATCCAGGCGCCGTGGATGCTCGGTCTGATCGCGACGAGATCGCTGACGACCATTATTCCTGGAATCTTCGAGTTGGTGGATGACGCAAAGGCGCGCATCGGTCGCGGCGTCGAGGCCTATGGCGCGATGCGCAACCTCAACAACGCCGAGCCGACGGCGGATGTGCGCCAGACGATCGAAGAGCGGCAGAGGGATCTCGGCTACGCCTTGCTGCTGCGCCGCTATACGGACGATCCCGCGAAGGCGACGCCCGAGCAGATCGAGCGGGCGGCCTGGGACACGATCCCCAATGTGCCCGTCATCTTCTGGTCCTTCCGCGTGATGGTGGCGCTGGGCTTCTACTTCATCGCGCTTTTCGCCGTGATGTTCTACGTCTCGTCGCGGCGCGCCTTCGAGCGGCGACGCTGGCTGCTGCGCCTCTCCTTCTGGTCCCTGCCCTTGCCCTGGATCGCGGCGGAGCTCGGCTGGATCGTCGCCGAATATGGGCGCCAGCCCTGGATCATCGAGGGCGTGCTGCCGACGTTCCTTGCGGCGTCGCCGATCCCGGCGGCAAACGTCTGGCTGAGCCTCGTCGGCTTTTTTATCTTCTACTCCGCGCTGCTCGTCGTCGACATCTTCCTGATGGCGAAATATGTGCGGCTCGGCCCCGCGGAGACCTGGGAGATCCCCGATCTCGCGACCCGGCAGGCGCCGCCCGGCGGCGTCGCCCTCGACGACATCGCGCGCGGGATAACGCCTTCGACCCCTGGGGGCTGA
- a CDS encoding 6-phosphofructokinase: MSSIDFSKVVVAQGGGPTAVINQSLVGAVLEARKFREVERVYGAFHGVRGIVNEDFVDLTQETTHNLEMVANTPSSALGSTRDKPDLKYCQEIFKVLRAHGVGCFFYIGGNDSSDTVRIVSEEAQKSGYPLRAMHIPKTIDNDLMVNDHTPGFPSAARWVAQAFAGANLDNWALPGVYIAVVMGRHAGFLTAASALGKKFPDDGPHLIYIPERAFVIEKFLADVKATMDKYGRCVVAISEGVSDENHVPIAEKLAEQVERDAHGNVHLGGGGLADELTELVKKRLGYKRVRADTFGYVQRSFVGCVSDVDQREAREVGEKAVQYAIWGDRDGSVTIHRTGFYSVDYQLTPLEQIAAKTKVMPDEFISPCGTDVTDAFRMYLRPLLGSGMPDAYRLRLNRVPKILT; encoded by the coding sequence GTGTCGTCCATCGATTTTTCCAAAGTGGTCGTCGCACAGGGCGGCGGACCGACCGCCGTCATCAACCAGTCGCTCGTCGGAGCGGTGCTGGAAGCGCGCAAGTTTCGCGAGGTCGAACGCGTCTATGGCGCCTTCCACGGCGTGCGCGGCATCGTCAATGAGGACTTCGTCGATCTCACCCAGGAGACGACCCATAATCTCGAGATGGTGGCGAACACCCCTTCCTCGGCGCTCGGCTCCACCCGCGACAAGCCGGACCTGAAGTATTGCCAGGAAATCTTCAAGGTGCTGCGCGCCCATGGCGTCGGCTGCTTCTTCTACATCGGCGGCAACGACTCCTCGGATACGGTCCGCATCGTCTCGGAAGAGGCCCAGAAATCCGGCTATCCGCTGCGCGCCATGCATATCCCCAAGACCATCGACAATGATCTGATGGTCAACGACCATACGCCGGGCTTCCCCTCGGCGGCGCGCTGGGTTGCCCAGGCCTTCGCCGGCGCCAATCTCGACAATTGGGCGCTCCCGGGCGTCTATATCGCGGTCGTTATGGGCCGCCACGCGGGCTTTCTGACCGCCGCCTCGGCGCTCGGCAAGAAATTCCCCGATGACGGGCCGCATCTCATCTACATCCCCGAGCGCGCCTTCGTCATCGAGAAATTCCTGGCCGACGTAAAAGCGACCATGGACAAATATGGTCGCTGCGTCGTCGCCATCTCGGAAGGCGTCAGCGACGAAAACCATGTGCCGATCGCCGAGAAGCTCGCCGAACAGGTGGAGCGCGACGCCCATGGCAATGTCCATCTGGGCGGCGGCGGCCTCGCCGACGAGCTCACCGAGCTCGTCAAGAAGCGGCTCGGCTACAAGCGCGTGCGGGCGGACACTTTCGGCTATGTCCAAAGGAGCTTCGTGGGCTGCGTCTCGGACGTGGACCAGCGCGAAGCGCGGGAAGTGGGCGAAAAAGCCGTCCAATACGCCATTTGGGGCGATCGTGACGGCTCAGTGACAATCCACCGCACCGGCTTTTATTCCGTCGACTATCAGCTCACGCCACTTGAACAAATTGCTGCAAAAACAAAAGTGATGCCGGATGAGTTCATCAGCCCCTGCGGCACGGACGTCACCGACGCCTTCCGTATGTATTTGCGGCCCCTGCTCGGCAGCGGCATGCCGGACGCCTACCGGCTGCGGCTCAACCGCGTACCCAAGATACTGACCTAA
- a CDS encoding helix-turn-helix domain-containing protein, translated as MSKVQIIRTPGGEELVVLPRAEYEALLLRTGELLEEEEEAADVAVFDQRMAELEENPKAVLPREVSAALLRGATLVRALRDWRGVRQQELAAKAGLGQGYLSDIERGRSQGSPEARESIALALDVPKEWLR; from the coding sequence ATGAGCAAGGTCCAAATCATCCGCACCCCCGGAGGCGAGGAGTTGGTGGTCCTACCGCGCGCCGAATATGAGGCGCTTCTTCTCCGAACGGGGGAATTGCTGGAGGAAGAGGAGGAGGCTGCGGATGTCGCGGTTTTCGACCAGCGCATGGCCGAGTTGGAGGAAAACCCCAAGGCTGTCTTGCCGCGAGAGGTCAGTGCAGCCCTATTACGGGGCGCGACCTTGGTGCGCGCGCTGCGGGACTGGCGCGGCGTGCGGCAGCAGGAGTTGGCCGCCAAGGCGGGGCTGGGGCAGGGTTATCTGAGCGATATCGAACGGGGGCGCAGCCAGGGCTCCCCGGAAGCGCGCGAGAGCATCGCGCTGGCGCTTGACGTGCCGAAAGAATGGCTGCGTTGA
- a CDS encoding methyltransferase domain-containing protein, which translates to MDRKKELLKHVSKEARGIEIGPYFSPLAPKRDGYNCLSLDVFDTEAVRHRARVDSSLPNGAVDLIEPVDLVGSATDIDALCRDAGVAGDLDYILSSHNFEHFPNPIAFLQACGRVLKKDGVLSMALPDKRACFDFFRPLTGLGAMIEAFHDGRSRPTYRQIFEQNAQMARFVDGERSLVCFLLDEKLEKIVPERRLREAFDAWESMRTGNDPHYHDVHCWTFTPASFRLLLSDLFFLGLSPFVVEEATDTGQSDFVAHLRLVGYTTFSPAETEDYYAAREAQLRAIVREDWSVAKSDCQLEILERFHILSRSTGRNPLAIGARALALLMRRRDPFLAKQYLAISRSVFFDPLHYIESYGGVGDPALHYLLKGAQQGLDPGPFFSSRKYLDRNPDVATGGMNPLAHFEMFGRKEGRRPALR; encoded by the coding sequence ATGGATCGCAAAAAGGAACTTCTGAAGCATGTTTCCAAAGAGGCGCGCGGGATTGAGATCGGCCCTTATTTCTCACCGCTGGCGCCCAAACGCGATGGCTACAATTGCCTCTCGCTGGATGTTTTCGACACGGAAGCGGTCAGGCATCGGGCGCGCGTAGATTCGAGCCTGCCTAATGGGGCGGTCGATCTGATCGAGCCTGTCGACCTCGTCGGCAGCGCCACCGACATCGACGCGCTCTGCCGCGACGCTGGTGTCGCGGGCGATCTCGATTACATTCTCTCGTCGCATAATTTCGAGCATTTTCCCAACCCAATCGCTTTTCTTCAGGCCTGCGGGCGCGTTCTGAAAAAGGACGGCGTGCTCTCCATGGCGTTGCCCGACAAGCGCGCCTGTTTCGATTTCTTCCGCCCGCTGACGGGTCTGGGTGCGATGATCGAGGCCTTTCACGATGGCCGAAGCCGGCCGACATACCGCCAGATTTTCGAGCAAAACGCTCAAATGGCCCGCTTCGTCGATGGAGAAAGGTCGCTTGTCTGCTTCCTGCTCGACGAAAAGCTCGAGAAGATCGTTCCCGAGCGCAGGCTCCGCGAGGCGTTCGACGCCTGGGAGAGCATGCGGACGGGCAACGATCCGCATTATCATGACGTCCACTGCTGGACCTTTACGCCGGCGAGCTTCCGCCTTCTCCTTTCCGATCTGTTTTTCCTGGGACTATCGCCTTTCGTCGTCGAAGAGGCGACCGACACCGGACAATCTGACTTCGTCGCGCATCTGCGGCTCGTCGGCTATACGACCTTCTCACCAGCCGAGACCGAGGATTATTACGCCGCGCGTGAAGCGCAGCTGCGCGCCATTGTGAGGGAGGATTGGAGCGTCGCAAAAAGCGACTGCCAGCTCGAAATTCTGGAGCGCTTTCACATCCTTAGCCGATCGACGGGCCGGAACCCGCTCGCCATTGGCGCGCGCGCGCTGGCGCTGCTCATGCGCCGGCGGGACCCGTTTCTCGCCAAGCAATATCTCGCGATCAGCCGCTCGGTCTTTTTCGATCCGCTGCATTACATCGAGAGCTATGGCGGCGTCGGCGACCCCGCTCTGCATTATCTTCTCAAAGGCGCACAGCAGGGGCTCGACCCCGGACCTTTCTTCTCGAGCCGCAAATATCTCGACCGCAACCCCGACGTCGCGACGGGCGGCATGAACCCTCTCGCGCATTTCGAAATGTTCGGCCGAAAGGAAGGCCGGAGGCCGGCGCTGCGCTGA